AAAAGCTGACCTTGCGCACCGCGACGAAAACCGTCCTGTTGCAACTGGCGCAACTCTGTCGTTCCCATAAACTCAGTCTTTCGGATACTGCTCGACAAATCAGCCAGGAACTGTTTTTCGGATACATTTTGCAGGAGTCAGATTTCGATGAGCCTGAAAAAAGCGCGTCACTCAATTAGCGGTTCTACAACCCCAGGGTCAGGATTTACCAATAGATAATGTTCAGTTGCGATTCCAGGTCGGCATGTAAATCGAAAACCGCTTTGATGCGCATCGAATGCGCGTCATTAAAGCGCTTCATCTTATCATTCAGTTGTTCATTTGCAGCAACATAAACCGGCACGTTCTCTTCTGCCAGGGTGTCTTCAACCAGCAACATATAGGTGGCTCCTTCTTTTTTGCCAACCTGAAGCCACCGCATCACCAGGGGTTTAGTCGCATAGAGCATAGGTTTCCTTATAAATAGAGATTGGTGATTAACCCTTTGGTTTCAACTGTCGCTAAAGCGTTCTACAAATCCGGCTCGTACACCAACCCCCCTCGATCAATCACCGGGTTCCGCATCAAATACCGGACGGCTCAATTCCTTTGGTGGCTTGCGTCGGCGACGACCCTGCCAACCTTCACGCAGCAGTTTAAAAATGGTGCGGCGATTTTGGGCAATCAACCGCATCCAACTCCACTTTCCTTTTTGAGGAAAATAAATGCCCCGAAAACATAAACGGGCAAGCAGGATATTGATGCGGTGTCCGAGGGGTTGATGATTTAAGGCTTGCACGGCACCGGCAATCGCCTCAGGGCTATAAGAAGAAGCCCAGGCGTGTTCGAGTTCAGCCTGCGCCTCGGCAATCGTCATCTTCAAGGGCGTATGTGCCATCTGGTAAGGCGCAAAATCCAGCCAGTGAGTGGGCCGTGTCAGTCTGCCGGCAGTTTTTAAACGGGCATATAACGGCGTTGAGGGGAAGGGCGTGAGTTGTCCGAATACCGGCAGACCCGGCGGCCAACTGCGTATTTGTCGCAGCGTTCGATCCGCCACCCCCGGCGTATCATTATCCATTCCGAAGATGAATGAAGTGATGGCGTGAATATTACGTTGAGCAAGCCGTTCAAGCACCGCCTGATATTCGTTGGGTTTGTTGAAGCCCTTGTTGACATCAGCCAGGTTAATCGGGTCTACGGATTCCATGCCGATAAATATCCATTTGCCGCCCGACTGGGCAATCAGGTCAACCAATTCTTCGTCGCGTAACAGATTGGCGCTGATTTGCGCAACCCAGTACACCTGGGCGTTAGCGGCAATGATATCGCGCAGCAGGGATTTGGTCCGTTTGGGATTGATGGCGAAATTATCATCAATAAAAAACACGGCAATTTTGCCGCCTTCGTTTTGCGCGCGGGCTTTCAGGCGCAACAATTCATCGACGACGCTTTGATTTGAACGGAACCTGATGGAATCTCCGAAAAAACCTGTGACCGTGCAGAACTCGCAACCGTAAGGACAACCGCGCCCGGTTTCCATCGGAATCAGGCGAAAGCTTCCCCAACCGCTGGCAAATTTTTTCAGCCAGCGGGAAAACATTTTGGGAACCAGATTGAATTGCGCCAAGTCCATAGTTTCCCAGGGTATTGCCGGATAGGGTTGAAGACTGGGCTTTTGTTCTTTGCCCGTCGCATCCAAAGGCGCATAGATTTCTTTGAGTTGACCGCGCACGGCGTCAGCGACAATGAGCGGCCAGGTTTCATCGGCTTCCCCAAGTGCCACAGCGTCGGCGTGTCGCCGCCCGCCGCCCAGACCGAGCGCTTCATCCGGCATTTCGGTTACATGAGGTCCCCCCATTACAACAGGCACGCCGATTGCGCGAATGGCATCAGCCATGCGGTAGGCTTTGGCAATCATTCGCGTCATGGCTCCGATGCCGACCAGTCCGATGTTTTCCTCGCGCACGAATTTCGCAATATCCGCTTCATTCATCGGCTTGGCATTGCCATCAATCAACACCACTTCATGTTCGGGAGGCGTCAATGCCTGAAGCAGAAACATCCATAAATGCGGCATGAAGTTGCGCGAAATCCCATTATCGGGATTGAAAAGTAAAATTTTCATGAACTCCTTTCTTTACGTAAGGACAAGTTGTTGGAAACCTATGGTCAGTAGGAATCGAGAAACTTTTTGCTTCGATGAAAGCCGGCGGCTAATCGTCGCAACCGTTTGAGAGGTGATTAAGCTTGTAGAGAGATGATCCCGGCTAACGGGCAGACACTTACACCAGTCACTGTGGGCTTCAATCAGGCGTGTCTTGCTTATCTGTCTTCAGACTCAAAAACATCAAATTTTAAATATTATCGTTTAGTCAGACGTGAATGATGCCGATCACAATTTCACCCTATCATCCGCTGTGTAATAGTA
This DNA window, taken from Acidobacteriota bacterium, encodes the following:
- a CDS encoding radical SAM protein; its protein translation is MKILLFNPDNGISRNFMPHLWMFLLQALTPPEHEVVLIDGNAKPMNEADIAKFVREENIGLVGIGAMTRMIAKAYRMADAIRAIGVPVVMGGPHVTEMPDEALGLGGGRRHADAVALGEADETWPLIVADAVRGQLKEIYAPLDATGKEQKPSLQPYPAIPWETMDLAQFNLVPKMFSRWLKKFASGWGSFRLIPMETGRGCPYGCEFCTVTGFFGDSIRFRSNQSVVDELLRLKARAQNEGGKIAVFFIDDNFAINPKRTKSLLRDIIAANAQVYWVAQISANLLRDEELVDLIAQSGGKWIFIGMESVDPINLADVNKGFNKPNEYQAVLERLAQRNIHAITSFIFGMDNDTPGVADRTLRQIRSWPPGLPVFGQLTPFPSTPLYARLKTAGRLTRPTHWLDFAPYQMAHTPLKMTIAEAQAELEHAWASSYSPEAIAGAVQALNHQPLGHRINILLARLCFRGIYFPQKGKWSWMRLIAQNRRTIFKLLREGWQGRRRRKPPKELSRPVFDAEPGD